A stretch of the Lolium perenne isolate Kyuss_39 chromosome 3, Kyuss_2.0, whole genome shotgun sequence genome encodes the following:
- the LOC139837972 gene encoding uncharacterized protein — MKAGETCTIDVVDEETGRPLEPSKNATKFVSQCGAVVRDNVSITRQEWNEPKKARVGFTFVDKREKKDCFNKLMEHFVLPPEYRKYDEEGNKIAENKKRRKLVKQFALSRMANAFRKYKQNLAHDFVNQGKTPDFKGQYEKLQHDWPEFVKQKKSEQFLELSRKNKENAAKKEYNHKMGPGGYRFWQPKWEKMENELRARGIRPGTEGWDPRAKSWWYGHGGSLNPETGECVYQGKIITPTQKLIEAMREAQEGRIRFNRENDALTKALGNPEHGGRIRGMGPIPWKIGFPQNDDPYGYRSRKRKMDRDADVVAKLVTEMDVMKKTVSVLVAERDAARAQHAEDHPMDLGSTGGITKPLPVEVLGK; from the exons atgaaagcaggagaaacatgcaccatcgatgttgtcgacgaagaaaccggcaggccgctggagcccagcaagaacgccaccaagtttgtcagccaatgcggagccgttgttagagacaacgtctcgatcacccgccaggagtggaatgagccaaagaaggcacgtgttggtttcacttttgtcgataagagagaaaaaaaagattgcttcaacaagcttatggaacatttcgttctacctccggaataccgcaaatacgatgaggagggtaacaagattgcggaaaacaagaagaggcgcaagctagtcaaacagttcgctctttctaggatggccaacgcattccggaaatacaagcaaaatctagcccatgactttgtcaaccagggcaagactccggatttcaaaggacaatatgagaaactgcaacatgattggccagaatttgtgaagcaaaagaaatcggagcagttccttgaactatcgagaaaaaataaggaaaatgcggccaagaaggagtacaatcataaaatggggccaggagggtatcgcttttggcagcctaagtgggagaagatggagaacgagctgagggcgcgaggaatccgtccaggtacggagggatgggacccaagggccaaaagctggtggtacgggcatgggggatcgctgaacccggagacaggggagtgtgtttatcagggcaaaataattacacccacccaaaagcttattgaggcaatgagggaggctcaagaggggaggatcaggttcaacagagagaacgacgccctgacaaaagccctcgggaatcctgaacacggaggacgtatacgaggcatggggcccattccgtggaaaatagggttcccccagaacgatgacccgtacggttacagaagccgtaagagaaagatggatcgggatgcagatgttgtggcgaagttggtaacggaaatggatgtgatgaagaaaaccgtgagtgtactagtcgccgaaagagatgcagctcgggcgcagcatgctgaagatcatccaatggatctcggaa gtaccggaggtatcacgaAGCCTCTCCCCGTGGAGgtcttgggaaagtag